The following are encoded together in the Bos mutus isolate GX-2022 chromosome 3, NWIPB_WYAK_1.1, whole genome shotgun sequence genome:
- the GSTM3 gene encoding glutathione S-transferase Mu 3 — protein sequence MASSKSMVLGYWDIRGLAHAIRMLLEFTDTSYEEKRYTCGEAPDYDKSQWLDVKFKLDLDFPNLPYLMDGKNRLTQSNAILRYIARKHNMCGDTEEERIRVDIMENQIMDFRMQLVQLCYNPDHEKLKPRYLEQLPGQLKQFSLFLGKYSWFAGEKLTFVDFLTYDVLDQNRMFEPKCLDEFPNLKAFMCRFEALEKIATYMQSDRFLKMPVNNKMAQWGNRRIC from the exons ATGGCTTCGTCAAAGTCTATGGTTCTAGGTTACTGGGATATTCGCGGG CTGGCGCACGCCATCCGCATGCTCCTGGAGTTCACGGATACGTCCTATGAAGAGAAAAGATACACGTGCGGGGAAG CTCCTGACTATGATAAGAGCCAGTGGCTGGATGTGAAATTCAAACTAGACCTGGACTTCCCTAAC CTGCCCTATCTCATGGACGGTAAGAACAGGCTGACCCAGAGCAATGCCATCTTGCGCTACATCGCCCGCAAGCACAATATGT GCGGTGACACTGAAGAGGAAAGGATTCGAGTGGACATCATGGAGAACCAAATAATGGATTTTCGCATGCAACTGGTACAACTCTGCTACAACCCTGACCAC GAAAAGCTGAAGCCTCGGTACTTGGAACAGCTACCTGGACAACTGAAACAGTTCTCCTTGTTCTTGGGGAAATACTCATGGTTTGCAGGGGAAAAG CTCACCTTTGTGGATTTCCTCACCTATGATGTCTTAGATCAGAACCGTATGTTTGAGCCCAAGTGCCTGGATGAATTTCCGAATCTGAAGGCTTTCATGTGCCGTTTTGAG GCTTTGGAGAAAATAGCTACCTACATGCAGTCTGACCGCTTCCTTAAGATGCCTGTCAACAACAAGATGGCCCAGTGGGGCAACAGGAGAATCTGCTGA
- the LOC102281969 gene encoding glutathione S-transferase Mu 1, whose product MPMILGYWDIRGLAHAIRLLLEYTDSNYEEKKYTMGDAPDYDRSQWLSEKFTLGLDFPNLPYLIDGAHKLTQSNAILRYIARKHNMCGETEEEKIRVDILENQTMDVRLHMARICYSPDFETLKPGFLKEIPEKMKLFSDFLAKRPWFAGDKLTYVDFLAYDVLDRHRIFEPTCLDEFPNLKDFITRFEGLKRISAYMKSSRFHPNPMFLKLAVWGNK is encoded by the exons ATGCCCATGATCCTGGGTTACTGGGACATCCGTGGG CTGGCCCATGCCATCCGCCTGCTCCTGGAGTATACAGACTCAAACTATGAGGAGAAGAAGTACACGATGGGGGACG CTCCCGACTATGACAGAAGCCAGTGGCTGAGTGAAAAATTCACGCTGGGCCTGGACTTCCCCAAT TTGCCCTACTTAATTGATGGAGCTCACAAGCTCACCCAGAGCAATGCCATCCTTCGCTACATCGCTCGCAAGCACAATATGT gtggggagacagaggaggagaagatCCGTGTGGACATTTTGGAGAACCAGACTATGGACGTCCGCTTGCACATGGCCAGGATCTGTTACAGCCCTGACTTT GAGACACTGAAGCCTGGTTTCTTGAAGGAGATTCCTGAAAAGATGAAGCTCTTCTCAGATTTTCTGGCGAAGAGGCCTTGGTTCGCAGGGGACAAG CTCACCTATGTGGATTTCTTGGCTTATGATGTCCTTGACCGGCACCGCATATTTGAACCTACATGTCTGGATGAATTTCCAAACTTGAAAGACTTCATTACCCGTTTCGAG GGCCTGAAGAGGATCTCTGCCTACATGAAGTCTAGCCGCTTCCACCCAAACCCTATGTTTCTAAAGCTTGCCGTGTGGGGAAACAAGTAA